The following coding sequences lie in one Glycine max cultivar Williams 82 chromosome 19, Glycine_max_v4.0, whole genome shotgun sequence genomic window:
- the NF-YC14 gene encoding nuclear factor Y transcription factor isoform X1, with protein sequence MDHQGHSQNPSMGVVGSGAQLAYGSNPYQPGQITGPPGSVVTSVGTIQSTPAGAQLGQHQLAYQHIHQQQQHQLQQQLQQFWSNQYQEIEKVTDFKNHSLPLARIKKIMKADEDVRMISAEAPVIFARACEMFILELTLRSWNHTEENKRRTLQKNDIAAAITRTDIFDFLVDIVPREDLKDEVLASIPRGTMPVAGPADALPYCYMPPQHASQVGAAGVIMGKPVMDPNMYAQQSHPYMAPQMWPQPPDQRQSSPEH encoded by the coding sequence ATGGATCATCAAGGGCATAGCCAGAACCCATCTATGGGGGTGGTTGGTAGTGGAGCTCAATTAGCATATGGTTCTAACCCATATCAGCCAGGCCAAATAACTGGGCCACCGGGGTCTGTTGTGACATCAGTTGGTACCATTCAATCCACACCTGCTGGAGCTCAGCTAGGACAGCATCAACTTGCTTATCAGCATATtcatcagcaacaacaacaccagCTTCAGCAACAGCTCCAACAATTTTGGTCAAACCAGTACCAAGAAATTGAGAAGGTTACTGATTTCAAGAACCACAGTCTTCCCCTGGCAAGGATCAAGAAGATTATGAAGGCTGACGAGGATGTTAGGATGATATCAGCCGAAGCACCAGTCATCTTTGCAAGGGCATGTGAAATGTTCATATTAGAGTTAACCCTGCGTTCTTGGAATCACACTGAAGAGAACAAAAGGCGAACACTTCAAAAAAATGATATTGCTGCTGCAATCACAAGGACTGACATCTTTGATTTCTTGGTTGACATTGTGCCTCGTGAGGACTTGAAAGATGAAGTGCTTGCATCAATCCCAAGAGGAACAATGCCTGTTGCAGGGCCTGCTGATGCCCTTCCATATTGCTACATGCCGCCTCAGCATGCGTCCCAAGTTGGAGCTGCTGGTGTTATAATGGGTAAGCCTGTGATGGACCCAAACATGTATGCTCAGCAGTCTCACCCCTACATGGCACCACAAATGTGGCCACAGCCACCAGACCAACGACAGTCGTCCCCAGAACATTAG